The proteins below come from a single Anguilla rostrata isolate EN2019 chromosome 3, ASM1855537v3, whole genome shotgun sequence genomic window:
- the LOC135250628 gene encoding uncharacterized protein LOC135250628, with the protein MAGCGSRHKVRRWPVSEITGHQHKTVFPDNCHANAKEFVFVVGDSHLRSFADGVVNMPEGRLSFGFMATPGGDATALRLEISHLGATPRTPDAVCLLAPGNNMTSSRTIDEAARAFGTLLSVALQHWPNKVFVVDFPIRHVHATLEYQLLLKQEYHRVAAKMGVRYFSTNDVFQPSKRHLWCQDLVHLSDDKGMPLLADFIWNTSYSILHVPVNPVPLGVRPTLKRCFHKNKKKHGTSSQPQCVAPSQRSATSYRPFPAVKMKYVDHDQWTHLLPTVSGNSCMPMCYCYVGDPYFI; encoded by the exons ATGGCAGGGTGTGGCTCACGTCATAAAGTCCGCCGATGGCCTGTGTCAGAGATCACTGGGCATCAGCACAAGACTGTGTTTCCTGACAATTGTCACGCCAATGCGAAAGAG tttgtgtttgttgttggcGATTCACATCTCAGATCTTTTGCTGATGGAGTTGTGAACATGCCAGAGGGTCGGCTGTCCTTTGGTTTTATGGCCACACCTGGAGGAGATGCAACAGCGTTGCGTTTGGAGATCTCCCATCTTGGTGCTACTCCACGTACTCCAGATGCAGTGTGCCTGCTTGCTCCAGGGAACAACATGACCTCAAGTCGCACTATTGATGAGGCTGCCAGGGCCTTTGGGACTCTCCTCAGTGTTGCATTGCAACACTGGCCAAACAAG GTGTTTGTGGTGGATTTCCCCATACGACATGTACATGCAACACTGGAATACCAGCTTCTGCTAAAGCAGGAATATCACCGAGTTGCAGCGAAGATGGGGGTGCGGTATTTCTCAACAAATGATGTTTTCCAGCCATCCAAAAG gCATCTCTGGTGTCAGGATTTGGTACACCTAAGTGATGACAAAGGTATGCCTCTCCTTGCGGACTTCATTTGGAACACTTCATACAGCATCCTACACGTCCCTGTCAATCCTGTGCCACTTGGAGTGCGTCCTACACTCAAAAGATGCTTccacaaaaacaagaagaagcATGGTACTTCATCACAGCCACAGTGTGTTGCTCCATCTCAGCGCTCAGCAACATCCTATCGGCCCTTTCCAG CTGTTAAAATGAAGTATGTCGACCATGACCAATGGACACACCTGCTGCCTACTGTTTCAGGTAATTCTTGCATGCCAATGTGTTACTGTTATGTAGGAGACCCATATTTCATTTAA